A genomic region of Herbaspirillum sp. DW155 contains the following coding sequences:
- a CDS encoding efflux RND transporter periplasmic adaptor subunit has protein sequence MTRKQTFAIAAIIAIAALLSGWTLMKGNGSATAAATHQEESGHDKEARDDHGNHDDGDQKKAEHAEDESTHRDEEGRIALSQEQISAAGIVLQKAGPARMETGLQLPGEIRFNEDRTAHVVPQVAGIVESVSARLGQKVRKGQVLAVISSSAVSEQRAELLNAEQRLALARSTWQREKQLWEQKISAEQDYQQAQVALQEAEVAARNARQKLRAIGATATVDSSGDSGSLNRYEIRAPFDGTVVEKHLSLGEAVREDANAFLIADLSTVWAEIIVSPKDLQTLRVGRRAVVRATAFEASATGKVSFIGALIGEQTRTARAHVVLPNPEERWRPGLFVSVDVMNDTREVPVAVQAEAVQTVEDKPVVFVRVDDGFRAQPVRLGQSDGKSVEILSGLQPGQQYASTGSFAIKAELGKGAAEHSH, from the coding sequence ATGACCCGCAAACAGACATTCGCCATCGCGGCGATCATCGCCATCGCAGCGCTGCTGTCCGGATGGACCCTGATGAAGGGCAACGGCAGCGCCACCGCAGCAGCCACGCATCAGGAAGAGAGCGGCCACGACAAGGAAGCCAGGGACGACCACGGCAACCATGACGACGGCGACCAGAAAAAAGCAGAACACGCCGAAGACGAATCAACGCATCGCGATGAAGAAGGCCGCATCGCCCTGAGCCAGGAGCAGATCAGCGCCGCCGGCATCGTCTTGCAGAAGGCCGGCCCGGCCCGCATGGAAACCGGACTGCAATTGCCCGGTGAAATCCGCTTCAACGAAGACCGCACCGCGCACGTGGTACCGCAGGTGGCCGGCATCGTGGAATCGGTCTCGGCCAGGCTCGGACAGAAGGTGCGCAAGGGCCAGGTGCTGGCCGTCATCAGCAGCAGCGCGGTGTCGGAACAACGGGCCGAACTGCTCAATGCCGAACAGCGGCTGGCGCTGGCCCGCAGTACGTGGCAGCGCGAGAAGCAGCTGTGGGAACAGAAGATTTCAGCAGAGCAGGATTACCAGCAGGCACAGGTCGCCCTGCAGGAAGCCGAAGTCGCCGCGCGCAACGCGCGCCAGAAACTGCGCGCCATCGGCGCCACCGCGACAGTCGACAGTAGCGGCGATAGCGGCAGCCTGAACCGTTACGAAATCCGCGCGCCCTTCGACGGCACCGTGGTGGAAAAACACCTGAGCCTGGGCGAGGCCGTGCGCGAGGATGCCAATGCCTTCCTCATCGCCGATCTCTCCACCGTGTGGGCCGAGATCATCGTCTCCCCCAAGGACTTGCAGACGCTGCGCGTGGGCAGGCGCGCGGTGGTGCGCGCCACGGCCTTCGAGGCATCGGCCACCGGCAAGGTGTCCTTCATCGGCGCACTGATCGGCGAGCAGACCCGCACGGCGCGCGCCCACGTGGTGCTGCCCAATCCGGAAGAACGCTGGCGCCCCGGCCTGTTCGTCTCGGTGGATGTCATGAACGACACGCGCGAGGTGCCGGTGGCCGTGCAGGCCGAGGCGGTGCAGACGGTGGAGGACAAGCCGGTGGTCTTCGTGCGCGTGGACGATGGCTTCAGGGCGCAGCCGGTGCGCCTGGGGCAGAGCGACGGCAAGAGCGTGGAAATCCTCTCCGGCCTGCAGCCGGGCCAGCAATACGCATCGACCGGCAGCTTCGCCATCAAGGCCGAGCTGGGCAAGGGTGCGGCCGAGCACAGCCACTGA